DNA sequence from the Phyllopteryx taeniolatus isolate TA_2022b chromosome 14, UOR_Ptae_1.2, whole genome shotgun sequence genome:
TAAATGAAATATGGTTGTTTTTAGTCAGGATTATgcgaaaatatattttctccaGCTATAATACATTTCCCTATTAAGATAACGTTCAATTTAATGAATTCCTGTTTTATTCCCATTGGAAAGTTTACAACCTTTGAAAATTCACAGCATTttgcaacaaaaatgttacagtcATAGACTCAAGTCTAATTTATATTCTCTTAAAgggaatttaacaaaaaaaatcaccttgacaaagaacaaaagagagaaaatggatgcacgGGATTCATTATATTGTGGGGACTATGCGTGCCACTTTTcagattttattatttctttccaCTTCACAATTATTTGCCAGTTAGTGTTGGTCAATGACAtcccaataaaatacatttaggtTTGGGGTTGAAATGTGGGAAAGGttagtttgtgtgcatgtgagacTATATTAATGCTAAGAAGAGTGTCACTTTTACAAATGTTGGCCTGCTTTTCTCTACTGTCCCCAAAGCTTCTGAAGTTCATCCAGTGGCtgagggaggctgaggaatcGTCCGAGGAAGACGGAGAATAAACAGCCGTTTAGAACGGTCAAAGCAGAAAAAGAACTCGACAATGGAGCAGAACCCAAGGTTCCATTGTTATTTACTCTGTACAACTTGTCATGTGTGTATGCTGTGAATGGAATTAGCCAAAGGAAAGAAGAGACTCTGGGACTCCTTGAGAAGAAGTGGAAACTTTCATTTGTTTCAGCTTTTGAGAGGTGTGTCGACACATGTATTCCAACCGCAACGCCACTGTCTGAAACCATTTTCACCGAAAACCAACGATACTAcatcaaattatttaaaatatctaTTAGAGATAGTGAATCATATGCATTACATTGTACGGTGTAAAACAAgacaagcaaaaataaaattagtcAGACATTGCAAGTTAGTGGTTCATCCCTTATCAATTGCCTCTGAAACTTTCATCCGCAGTCCATTCATAACTTGGAAACCGTTCACATTTCTTCGACTGTTCAAATGTTGAATGTTGGCTCAGGTACGATCTCAGACGACTGAAACGCGGTCACATGGTTATCAGAAAGCCTTTTGCTTTTTAAATCAAGTCAATTAAGTGAATCCGCAGGGATGGCTGTGAATGAAAACCCTGAAATCCCACAGTTATTTAGCAAAAGTATCGGGACACCTGGCTGCTACACCTGCAAGGGGAAAATGGACAGAAATATGGAGTTGGTCCACAGCTACAATGGCTCCCACCTTTGTGGGAAGACTTTGTGGTGTCAGTGGGAATGTTTGGATTCAGGGGTCTTTCCCAATCCATGATTACTTAATTAATGATTACATTTGTATCTGTCCAGAGGAAATAGAACCAACCGGAATAGGGGGATTTCTGTTAATTTCCCCATTTAGCAGagtgcaaaaatttcaaatgtgAGACAAACCTGAGACAGGACCGCAATAACTATCACGGTACATCTATTTGGATCGATCATCTTGTTTTCCCGCCGTGTTGTAAATCACACCGGCTAGTACGGAGGCCCCAATGACGCCTGTAACGGCCGTCAGCATCTTCCACATGCTTGCCGATCGCTCGTGCTGCTCCATGAAGCGCTTGTAGTCTGTGGGAACCAGAAGGTACTCTCGGCCATCTCTCGGAGCCCGCAGCCTCCCGTGGCCCCCCTCCAGGACCACCTCCCCAAACACAGTCAGGCTGCTCCCCACCCGCAGCATCTCTTCGCTCTCCTCTATCGCCACCGCACGCTCCCCGCTGATGCCCTGCAAGACCACGTTCACCAAGCCCTCCTCGGCTCGTCTTACTCTGTGGTAAATCCTCTCCAGGAAATACCCCGAGCCCTCTGAGGGGTCTTGCACCTGCACATGGAAGTCAGCGAGGTAGGAGCCAGGGCAGATGAGAGAGAAGGGCACAGAGTTGTTGGTTTCTTTCCTGTTTGTCGGCCGAGGGCTCCTGGAGGTAATCCCAATGTCATCAAGACAATGTGTTTGTAAAGTGACAAGTGGAAAAAACGAGTTTGATTGAGTCAAATCGTACCACGTTTTAGAGATGGAGTTCCAGTATTCACCGTGTTCCACGACTTTTATCTTCTGCAGCACACCATAGCATCTTGGGACAAATTGGCTGGTAAGAGGCTTCTCGTCTGCCTGGACCAGGCCtggaaaacataaaacagtcaATCAGttacagatttatttatttaggaaCTACTGAACATTTCCTTAAAATGTCCTGCCAAATGTTTACCACACAGTATTCATACCATTATATATAGTAAATTAATCAATGATATGCTCCCATTTTGATAGGCTTTGGAACAAAATATTGGAGATGTTTTAATGATAAATACGGTGAAAAGTGATATGGACTGGAAAACATCAATTTAGTTTGAAACCACACTTTATCAATTACCACTGAATTGTATTTAAGTGACCCCAAGAAGCAGGGTTATGTTACGAGACCACTtgatcccggtcctcagaactgtgaggcagatgtgctaaccagtcgctcaccgtgccgcacaaGTGATCTCCTCATACTAAAAAGCAACGAAAGTCAGTCAGAGGATAGTAGAAGGTCATCATCTTAGGGGTGAGAACTGCCGAACGTTGCATCATTGCgaaatacaaagaaagtgtCAAAAATACACCTGGCTGCGGCCAATGCAAAAGTTCCAAAAATTTGGGGCAgagaaaaatggtcataaacgTTAATAAGAATAGCCTGATCACTGAAACAATGATTGTTGCTGGACTGGATTTGGATGTTTTTACGTAAAACACAACACTTGggcaaaataaattatatatatatatatatatggcctCATGCAGATGATGTATTTGTTCTTGTgaacaaataaactaaatataTTGGGTgatggtcatgaaaatagagaGTTATTGAATTTCATAAAAGGAACTAATAAGACTGACCTTAAACTGAAGCAAATGTATTGAAGTTGCCTTTCACATGTGTTCACTTATGTACTTGTACCTTCAACTGCGGCGTACTGTAGCCTCCTGTGGGGCGATGATTTCAACAATGTCGCCAAATGATGATCTGGTCGGAATACTGGTATTTCCTAAAACCAATCATTATTGACGTGACCTTCAATCCAAAAACtatgtgaaatgaaacaaaaggaCAGTTTTAAGCGCTTTAAGAGTGAGTTTCACTTACCTTCAGCGTCATCAACTCCCTTTTCTTCTCTTGGTATAAATGATAAAACAGCCCTGAACAGGCAAAACTGGATCCTACTCCGATTAAAACGAGAGGGCTTATAGGGAAGTCGCTCATTTCTGCACTCTGAAAACGCGCAGCCAACACAAACCAATTGTATAAACAGACAGATACTTAAATTTagctttaaacaaaaaaaggtaaaattCGTGGGAACGAAACAAAACCCAACCAAAGTCAAAATAgaaactccgcgtcgccgtcgaGGTTTGTTTTGATCAATTTCCGGGGTCGCGTGTGTGACGTCACGCTCGGAGCAGCCAATGAGGAAATCGCCAAGTGTATCGTAAATGTGAATGACCAGAAGATAGCAGCACTTTCGATAGAGTTTAATCCACAGTTCCAATTTCAGGAGGTCCTCGATTTACGACGGAGTTACTCACCTACGACGTAGACGTAATCCGAATGTTTCCGTAAATCGGAACGGGCCGGACTCTTTATcactaattacagtaaatatttgcaagAAAAACACTTTAAGGCCATAAGTATATATGGCGTCTGTATACGGTAAGATACAAATGCTCTCAAATGAGCTCGATTTAGCTAATACGCGCGTTTTTGTATTTGAGGTGCTCGTATTGTTGTCCACTGGATGTCGCTGTTCCCCGCATACATGCTCGTCGAAGGCGTTCTTATTAAAAAGAATCCACTTCTGTGCTCCACCGGTGCCGGGTTGATGTCAATATTAGATGCCACATCTCCGTGgaccagggatgtcaaactcatttttgtcgctgGCCGCATTTTGGTTCGTAGTTTACGTCAAATGGCCGCTATGACTCTGAAACAATGGTGTCCAATTCAAGGCCCGGGGACGACATCCGGCCCGCCCCATCGTTGTATATGGTCATAAGTCATTTGCGTCAAagtccatgattcttgctcaaatctgtacgaaaatttcaaatgttcaaatgcaataaataataaCGGTGCGATATTgcaatcatttgtttttgtctactCACTCTACTCCCCCCACATTTCTTCACTGaatcaaaccattccaacatcAACATATTGACATCTTCAGGACACCAGTGCAACTATTTTTTCACCATCCCCGAATGTCCACATTTCCCAGAATTCCCCATTTTCCACACGCTCAAATCAAGGGAATGAAGCAATGAACCAAAAACGTTCCTCATCTTTCCCGTTCTAACTTCAAATTGGTCAGCTGATTCCGAACTTCTCGGGAACTATTTTACACATTCCAATAATTCTCATATTCCCTACATTCCATAGTCTTTGCAGTAAAATTCGCAAACGCTCAAAATGAAATTCTTGAATGAATAGCTGTACAAAGgagtgtgagttgaatttccTCTCGAGGGATAcctttcagttaaaaaaaaaaaaaaaagtttagattAAAAATTCAGTGACAGAGTGGAAagcaatttcagggacacatgcaaaatgttcaatatgatcaCGAAAATATCATATGTACAGgtatatgtataataataatgacttcATCAAATAATTTGCTGTGGACCATAAAACCttataaaaaatattgatttgattgttttactacaattccaatgaagttgggacgttgtgttaaacataaataaaaacagaatacaatgatttgcaaatcatgttcagcctatatttaattgaatacactacaaagacaagatatttaatgt
Encoded proteins:
- the LOC133489062 gene encoding mitochondrial ubiquitin ligase activator of nfkb 1-A; this translates as MSDFPISPLVLIGVGSSFACSGLFYHLYQEKKRELMTLKEIPVFRPDHHLATLLKSSPHRRLQYAAVEGLVQADEKPLTSQFVPRCYGVLQKIKVVEHGEYWNSISKTWSPRPTNRKETNNSVPFSLICPGSYLADFHVQVQDPSEGSGYFLERIYHRVRRAEEGLVNVVLQGISGERAVAIEESEEMLRVGSSLTVFGEVVLEGGHGRLRAPRDGREYLLVPTDYKRFMEQHERSASMWKMLTAVTGVIGASVLAGVIYNTAGKQDDRSK